In the Streptomyces sp. NBC_00525 genome, one interval contains:
- a CDS encoding non-ribosomal peptide synthetase gives MTDTLHSAFIEQAAKDPQAPAVYSDAGVLSYGELDTRSRVLAERLVADGAGPGVPVGICVERTPDLLVALLAVLRAGSCYLPLDPAYPAERLDFMVRDSGTRLLLTTPASRANCPAGPTVVLLDGTATTEPGERPVPVVPGDTAYIIYTSGSTGRPKGVAIHHPGCVAMLAELDRLFAGCDLSGVSAASSVCFDMSVMEIFGALCRGGAVILVESAVHLPESPYADRITHLNVVPSVMNGLLDASCLPPNVRTVVFGGEPLRRKLVDRAYRETGAERVFNAYGPTEGTVFCSFKRVPRDGTDEPTIGTPSPGVRAYVLDEHQRRVAPGEPGELCIGGVGLAHGYVNRPETTADRFVPDPFLPGERMYRTGDLVSFTDDGELRFAGRADHQVKLRGYRIELEEVEARLTGCPGVREAAATVTGRRLVGYVVPEDGAPDGTPGGVRLDAALQSAVTARLAAELPDYMVPATIVRLDALPLTPGGKLDRAALPEPPAATAESGRPLLAAATPTEVALSEIWGQLLDLEPASIDVRSAFYDLGGDSLLLIRLARLTTRRFGRRVRVPDLFSFRDISSLARWLDDESGATPEVVASARRRAGTRRAALRGRGNSTGS, from the coding sequence GTGACCGACACGCTGCACTCCGCATTCATCGAGCAGGCGGCCAAGGACCCGCAGGCGCCCGCCGTCTACTCCGACGCCGGCGTCCTGAGCTACGGCGAACTGGACACCCGCTCCCGCGTCCTGGCCGAACGGCTCGTCGCGGACGGGGCCGGGCCCGGTGTCCCGGTGGGCATCTGCGTCGAGCGGACGCCCGATCTGCTCGTCGCCCTGCTGGCGGTCCTGCGCGCCGGCTCCTGCTATCTGCCGCTGGACCCGGCGTACCCGGCCGAGCGGCTGGACTTCATGGTCCGCGACAGCGGCACCCGGCTGCTGCTGACCACCCCCGCCTCGCGGGCCAACTGCCCGGCCGGGCCCACCGTGGTCCTGCTGGACGGGACCGCGACGACCGAGCCCGGTGAGCGGCCGGTGCCGGTGGTGCCCGGCGACACCGCGTACATCATCTACACCTCGGGGTCCACCGGGCGGCCCAAGGGCGTGGCCATCCACCACCCCGGCTGCGTCGCCATGCTGGCCGAGCTGGACCGGCTCTTCGCCGGCTGCGACCTCAGCGGGGTCTCGGCGGCGAGTTCGGTCTGCTTCGACATGTCCGTGATGGAGATCTTCGGCGCCCTGTGCCGGGGCGGCGCGGTGATCCTGGTGGAGAGCGCCGTCCATCTGCCGGAGAGCCCGTACGCCGACCGGATCACCCACCTCAACGTCGTCCCTTCGGTGATGAACGGGCTGCTGGACGCCTCCTGCCTGCCGCCGAACGTGCGGACCGTCGTGTTCGGCGGCGAGCCGCTGCGGCGCAAGCTGGTGGACCGGGCCTACCGCGAGACGGGCGCCGAGCGGGTCTTCAACGCGTACGGCCCGACCGAGGGCACCGTCTTCTGCTCGTTCAAGCGGGTGCCGCGCGACGGGACGGACGAGCCCACCATCGGCACGCCCTCGCCGGGCGTCCGCGCCTACGTGCTCGACGAACACCAGCGCCGGGTGGCCCCCGGCGAACCGGGCGAACTCTGCATCGGCGGGGTCGGCCTCGCCCACGGCTACGTCAACCGGCCCGAGACCACGGCCGACCGGTTCGTGCCGGACCCGTTCCTGCCCGGCGAGCGCATGTACCGCACCGGGGACCTCGTGTCGTTCACCGACGACGGCGAACTGCGCTTCGCCGGCCGCGCCGACCACCAGGTCAAACTGCGCGGCTACCGCATCGAGCTGGAGGAGGTCGAGGCCCGGCTCACCGGCTGCCCCGGCGTCCGGGAGGCCGCCGCGACCGTGACCGGCCGCAGGCTCGTCGGCTACGTCGTCCCCGAGGACGGCGCACCGGACGGCACACCGGGCGGTGTCCGCCTCGACGCCGCCCTCCAGTCCGCCGTCACCGCGCGGCTGGCCGCCGAACTGCCCGACTACATGGTGCCCGCGACGATCGTCCGCCTGGACGCGCTGCCGCTGACGCCGGGCGGGAAGCTCGACCGGGCCGCGCTGCCCGAACCGCCCGCCGCCACCGCCGAATCCGGGCGCCCGCTGCTGGCCGCCGCCACGCCGACCGAGGTGGCGCTGTCCGAGATCTGGGGGCAGCTCCTGGACCTCGAACCGGCGTCCATCGACGTCCGGTCCGCCTTCTACGACCTGGGCGGCGACTCTCTGCTGCTCATCCGGCTGGCCCGGCTGACGACCCGGCGGTTCGGCCGCCGCGTGCGGGTGCCCGACCTGTTCAGTTTCCGCGACATCTCCTCCCTCGCCCGCTGGCTCGACGACGAGAGCGGCGCCACCCCCGAGGTGGTCGCCTCGGCGCGCCGTCGCGCCGGCACCCGACGCGCCGCCCTGCGCGGGCGCGGCAACTCCACCGGCAGCTGA
- a CDS encoding type I polyketide synthase, giving the protein MTESPEQEYEPGDVAVIGMSCRAPGAATKEQFWDNLVHGRETVSFLSKDEIMVDETLIHSPYYVRACGVLDGYDRFDPTVFGISDRMAHAMTPENRLFLESAWEALEDGGYDPDRVEAEVGVYGANNPQTAALYSSPPDRVSVGPEAIEASLAWSPDTMTSNALYYMGLTGEAVTLAAVCAGFHYAVHMACQSLLLGQTDLAIAGGAMVRLPHPRGHLWEENRVLSKDGHCRPFDANGTGTALSSGVVTLLLKPAAQAVADRDHIYAVVKGSAVNNNGVSAMAYGLAQPERLSACIAGAMEVGGVSPDTVSMYEANGLGLPITDELEVHAATMAFGKQTGISSIGGVKGNVGHGGVVSGGFGTMKAVMSLYHRKLARTVNLTDVNPDLDFPSTPFLPQLESADWRPESGIRRAGITSIGGGGYNAHLVLEEPPAATEREPEAAGRPRLAVLSAMDDEALAAQRARLRERLLADPGLRLDDVVFSLAMGRRVMDRRWAAVVRSREELIDVLACGASGGRAVTTADAPQVEAESFRHTDGGITLPDGDLSALPALAAAWVGGRRVDFAALHAGEAGHRVPLPTYPFRPRRFWRTDW; this is encoded by the coding sequence ATGACCGAGAGCCCCGAGCAGGAGTACGAGCCGGGCGATGTGGCCGTCATAGGCATGTCGTGCCGGGCGCCCGGCGCGGCCACCAAGGAGCAGTTCTGGGACAACCTGGTGCACGGCAGGGAGACCGTGTCGTTCCTGTCCAAGGACGAGATCATGGTCGACGAGACGCTGATCCACAGCCCGTACTACGTGCGGGCCTGCGGGGTGCTCGACGGCTACGACCGGTTCGACCCCACGGTGTTCGGCATCAGCGACCGGATGGCGCACGCGATGACGCCGGAGAACCGGCTGTTCCTGGAGAGCGCCTGGGAGGCGCTGGAGGACGGCGGCTACGACCCGGACCGGGTCGAGGCCGAGGTGGGCGTCTACGGCGCCAACAACCCGCAGACCGCCGCGCTCTACAGCTCCCCGCCGGACCGGGTGTCGGTCGGCCCGGAGGCGATCGAGGCCAGCCTGGCCTGGTCGCCGGACACGATGACGTCCAACGCCCTCTACTACATGGGGCTGACCGGTGAGGCCGTGACGCTGGCCGCGGTCTGCGCGGGCTTCCACTACGCGGTGCACATGGCCTGCCAGTCGCTGCTGCTGGGCCAGACCGACCTGGCGATCGCGGGTGGCGCCATGGTCCGGCTGCCGCATCCGCGCGGGCACCTGTGGGAGGAGAACCGGGTGCTGTCCAAGGACGGCCACTGCCGCCCGTTCGACGCCAACGGCACCGGTACGGCGCTGTCCAGCGGCGTCGTCACGCTGCTGCTCAAGCCGGCGGCGCAGGCGGTCGCCGACCGCGACCACATCTACGCCGTGGTCAAGGGCTCGGCCGTCAACAACAACGGGGTCAGCGCGATGGCGTACGGCCTGGCGCAGCCGGAGCGGCTGAGCGCCTGCATCGCCGGTGCGATGGAGGTCGGCGGCGTCTCGCCCGACACGGTGTCCATGTACGAGGCGAACGGGCTCGGGCTGCCGATCACCGACGAGCTGGAGGTGCACGCGGCGACGATGGCGTTCGGCAAGCAGACCGGCATCAGCTCGATCGGCGGGGTCAAGGGCAACGTCGGCCACGGCGGCGTGGTGTCGGGCGGCTTCGGCACGATGAAGGCCGTGATGTCGCTCTACCACCGCAAGCTGGCGCGCACGGTCAACCTGACGGACGTCAACCCGGACCTCGACTTCCCCAGCACCCCGTTCCTGCCGCAGCTCGAATCGGCGGACTGGCGGCCCGAGTCCGGCATCCGCCGGGCGGGCATCACCTCGATCGGCGGCGGCGGCTACAACGCGCACCTGGTCCTCGAAGAGCCACCCGCCGCCACCGAACGGGAGCCGGAGGCGGCGGGCCGGCCCCGGCTGGCCGTCCTGTCCGCGATGGACGACGAGGCGCTGGCCGCCCAGCGGGCGCGGCTGCGGGAGCGGCTGCTGGCGGACCCCGGACTGCGCCTGGACGACGTGGTCTTCAGCCTCGCCATGGGCCGCCGGGTGATGGACCGCCGGTGGGCGGCCGTGGTCCGCAGCCGGGAGGAGCTGATCGACGTACTGGCCTGTGGCGCCTCCGGTGGCCGGGCCGTGACCACCGCGGACGCACCCCAGGTGGAGGCGGAGTCCTTCCGCCACACGGACGGCGGGATCACGCTTCCGGACGGGGACCTGTCGGCGCTTCCCGCGCTCGCCGCCGCCTGGGTGGGCGGCCGACGGGTGGACTTCGCCGCGCTGCATGCCGGGGAGGCCGGTCACCGCGTGCCGCTGCCGACCTATCCGTTCCGGCCGCGCCGCTTCTGGCGTACGGACTGGTGA
- a CDS encoding cytochrome P450, which translates to MSVRTPALGTVDLGDPDTFADHDLDAFWRTLRDTAPVYWNPPAGGRAGFWVLTRHEDILATYRDDVNFTSERGNVLVTLLGGGDAAAGRMLAVTDGHRHHELRKILQRVLSPRVLAEVARAVRANTRQLVREAVEAGGCDFAGRIASRIPMTTISNLLGVPEEDRDYLLSLTKTALSTDDEDVDEVDEVDSEMARNEILMYFMDVVEERRESPGDDVISMLIGSSIDGVPLSDEDVVLNCYSLIIGGDETSRLTMIDCVRTLASRPGQWRRLKHGEVAIDTAVDEVLRWASPTMHFGRSVVRPAELHGVRLMPGEIVTLWHASGNRDERVFDRPGEFDLGRTPNKHLAFGYGPHFCVGSYLAKVEIAELLMALRDFTTGFEQTEPARRIRSNFLTGFATLPVRLRPDHSGLKEVDR; encoded by the coding sequence GTGAGCGTGCGCACTCCGGCGCTCGGCACCGTGGACCTCGGCGACCCGGACACCTTCGCGGACCACGACCTGGACGCGTTCTGGCGCACCCTGCGGGACACCGCCCCCGTGTACTGGAACCCTCCGGCCGGCGGCCGCGCCGGGTTCTGGGTGCTCACCCGCCACGAGGACATCCTGGCCACGTACCGGGACGACGTGAACTTCACGTCCGAGCGCGGCAACGTACTGGTCACGCTGCTGGGCGGCGGAGACGCGGCGGCGGGCCGGATGCTGGCCGTGACGGACGGCCACCGCCACCACGAGCTGCGCAAGATCCTCCAGCGGGTGCTGTCGCCCAGGGTGCTGGCCGAGGTCGCGCGCGCCGTACGGGCCAACACCCGGCAGCTGGTCCGCGAGGCCGTCGAGGCCGGCGGCTGCGACTTCGCCGGACGGATCGCGAGCCGCATCCCGATGACCACGATCTCGAACCTCCTCGGCGTGCCCGAGGAGGACCGGGACTATCTGCTCAGCCTGACGAAGACCGCGCTGTCCACGGACGACGAGGACGTCGACGAGGTCGACGAGGTCGACTCCGAGATGGCCCGCAACGAGATCCTGATGTACTTCATGGACGTCGTGGAGGAGCGGCGCGAGTCGCCGGGCGACGATGTGATCAGCATGCTGATCGGCAGTTCGATCGACGGCGTCCCGCTGTCCGACGAGGACGTCGTCCTCAACTGCTACAGCCTGATCATCGGCGGCGACGAGACCAGCAGGCTCACGATGATCGACTGCGTCCGTACGCTCGCCTCCCGTCCCGGCCAGTGGCGGCGGCTCAAGCACGGCGAGGTCGCGATCGACACCGCGGTGGACGAGGTGCTGCGCTGGGCGTCGCCCACGATGCACTTCGGCCGCAGCGTCGTCCGGCCGGCCGAACTGCACGGCGTACGGCTGATGCCCGGCGAGATCGTCACGCTGTGGCACGCCTCGGGCAACCGGGACGAGCGGGTCTTCGACCGGCCGGGGGAGTTCGACCTCGGCCGCACCCCCAACAAGCACCTGGCCTTCGGCTACGGCCCGCACTTCTGCGTCGGCTCCTACCTGGCGAAGGTGGAGATCGCCGAACTGCTCATGGCCCTGCGGGACTTCACCACCGGTTTCGAGCAGACCGAACCGGCGCGGCGCATCCGGTCCAACTTCCTGACCGGGTTCGCCACGCTGCCCGTGCGGTTGCGTCCCGACCACTCCGGACTGAAAGAGGTCGACCGATGA
- a CDS encoding formyltransferase family protein yields the protein MNIYISGRGAFAVQVAEALLDEGHKIAGVAAPRLRQGHSDEANAASWDRLRSWAYPRSIAWTDSGELRAMHIPDGVDVIVAAHSHAFLGRRTRARAAVATIGYHPSLLPLHRGRDAIRWTIRDGDKVTGGSVYHLTERTDGGPLAAQEHLLVPPGSTAQSLWREHLAPLGVRLLLRVVADLAGGRHVEVPQDERLATWEPAMGAPPLFKPELIALPGSTPVEGGKWAIHSP from the coding sequence GTGAACATCTACATCTCAGGGCGGGGAGCCTTCGCGGTACAGGTCGCGGAGGCCCTGCTGGACGAGGGACACAAGATCGCCGGGGTGGCCGCGCCCCGGCTGCGCCAGGGGCACTCGGACGAGGCCAACGCCGCGTCCTGGGACCGCCTGCGCTCCTGGGCGTACCCCCGGAGCATCGCGTGGACGGACTCCGGCGAACTGCGCGCGATGCACATCCCGGACGGCGTGGACGTCATCGTCGCCGCGCACTCGCACGCCTTCCTCGGGCGCCGGACGCGGGCCAGGGCGGCCGTCGCCACGATCGGCTACCACCCGAGCCTGCTGCCGCTGCACCGCGGCCGGGACGCGATCCGCTGGACGATCCGCGACGGCGACAAGGTGACGGGCGGCAGCGTCTACCACCTGACCGAGCGCACGGACGGCGGCCCGCTCGCCGCCCAGGAACATCTGCTCGTGCCGCCGGGCTCGACCGCGCAGAGCCTGTGGCGCGAGCATCTGGCGCCGCTCGGCGTGCGGTTGCTGCTGCGCGTGGTCGCGGATCTCGCCGGGGGCCGACACGTCGAGGTGCCGCAGGACGAGCGGCTGGCGACCTGGGAGCCGGCGATGGGCGCGCCGCCGCTGTTCAAGCCGGAACTCATCGCCCTGCCCGGTTCGACACCCGTCGAAGGAGGCAAGTGGGCCATCCACTCACCGTGA
- a CDS encoding AraC family transcriptional regulator: MAGHQGPRRDTRGIVDASELFARVRFRRREPAPELRPYLEHYWLIDWDLTQPYAPHLVPHPSVNLVFERYPGCGDEEVGYAEVAGIGLELFTQKLEGRGRVCGVQFRPGGFRPFAPGAPVSRWTGRRLAAAAVFEPPAPPAAVLDPADEDERVAALDAYLLAAGPEPDPRAARAMALVDLVRTDRTILRVEGLARAEGVSPRSLQRLFAAYVGVGPKWVILRYRIHEALERAAAGPAADWAALAADLGYSDQAHLVRDFTATLGVPPTALTPR; this comes from the coding sequence GTGGCAGGTCATCAGGGGCCCCGGCGCGATACGCGGGGCATCGTGGACGCGTCCGAACTGTTCGCGCGGGTACGGTTCCGGCGCCGCGAGCCCGCGCCCGAACTGCGGCCGTATCTGGAGCACTACTGGCTGATCGACTGGGACCTGACCCAGCCGTACGCCCCCCATCTCGTCCCGCACCCCAGCGTGAACCTCGTCTTCGAGCGCTATCCGGGCTGCGGCGACGAGGAGGTGGGGTACGCGGAGGTGGCGGGCATCGGCCTGGAGCTGTTCACGCAGAAGCTGGAGGGGCGCGGGCGGGTGTGCGGGGTGCAGTTCCGGCCGGGCGGCTTCCGGCCCTTCGCCCCCGGCGCGCCCGTCTCGCGGTGGACGGGCCGGCGGCTCGCGGCGGCCGCGGTGTTCGAGCCGCCCGCACCGCCCGCCGCCGTGCTGGACCCGGCCGACGAGGACGAGCGGGTCGCCGCACTGGACGCGTATCTGCTGGCGGCCGGGCCGGAGCCGGACCCGCGCGCCGCGCGGGCGATGGCCCTGGTGGACCTGGTGCGCACGGACCGGACGATCCTGCGCGTGGAGGGACTCGCCCGCGCCGAGGGCGTGTCGCCCCGCTCCCTGCAACGGCTGTTCGCCGCGTACGTGGGCGTGGGGCCGAAGTGGGTCATCCTGCGCTACCGCATCCACGAGGCGCTGGAGCGCGCCGCAGCCGGCCCGGCCGCGGACTGGGCGGCCCTCGCCGCGGACCTCGGCTACAGCGACCAGGCACACCTGGTCAGGGACTTCACCGCGACACTCGGCGTCCCGCCCACGGCACTGACACCCCGCTGA
- a CDS encoding GNAT family N-acetyltransferase, whose translation MAAMEQGAASSSVRIEPWAPGDLELLRRANAPELMAHLGGPEPEGKLLGRHARYLALSADRTGRGRMFRIALPGVAEAVGTIGFWEHHWRGREVYETGWTVLPEFQGRGIASAATRAVAGAARAEGKHRYLHAFPSVANGPSNGVCRKAGFTLLGECEIEYPPGHPLLTNDWRLDLRAEAAA comes from the coding sequence ATGGCCGCAATGGAGCAGGGCGCAGCGTCATCGTCCGTACGGATCGAGCCCTGGGCGCCGGGTGATCTGGAGCTGCTCCGCCGTGCCAACGCGCCGGAGCTGATGGCCCATCTCGGCGGCCCGGAGCCGGAGGGGAAGCTGCTCGGGCGTCATGCCCGCTATCTGGCGCTGAGCGCCGACCGGACGGGCCGGGGGCGGATGTTCCGCATCGCCCTGCCCGGCGTGGCGGAGGCCGTGGGCACGATCGGCTTCTGGGAGCACCACTGGCGGGGCCGGGAGGTGTACGAGACCGGCTGGACGGTCCTGCCGGAGTTCCAGGGCCGGGGCATCGCGTCGGCCGCGACCCGCGCGGTGGCCGGAGCGGCGCGCGCCGAGGGCAAACATCGCTATCTGCACGCCTTCCCGTCCGTGGCCAACGGCCCGTCGAACGGCGTGTGCCGCAAGGCGGGCTTCACGCTGCTCGGGGAGTGCGAGATCGAGTACCCGCCGGGCCATCCGCTGCTCACCAACGACTGGCGGCTGGATCTGCGCGCGGAGGCCGCCGCCTGA
- a CDS encoding NAD(P)H-binding protein: protein MLTLVTGCRGRVGSALTALLHQGGHPVRAASRNAAELAPPPGVPAVTCDLDDPSTFPAALEGVDAVFLYANPAHIDAFLTAARAAGVRHIVLLSSSSVLVPDPATNPIAAEHHAVERALTASPLTTTLLRPGAFATNAYQWSGAFRSGRPVGLPYPRSEGSPIHETDIAEAALAVLTEPALRGAAYHLTGPESLSAAEQVEILAAASGTPVTVEEMSPAAWQEAMSPFMPAGVAAGLLMYWAATDGRRAEVTDAVATLTGHPARTFAAWATEHAAAFRA, encoded by the coding sequence ATGCTCACGCTCGTCACCGGCTGCCGAGGCCGCGTCGGCTCCGCCCTCACCGCCCTCCTGCACCAGGGCGGCCACCCCGTCCGCGCCGCCTCGCGCAACGCCGCCGAGCTGGCCCCGCCGCCCGGCGTCCCGGCCGTGACCTGCGACCTCGACGACCCGAGCACGTTCCCCGCCGCCCTGGAGGGCGTGGACGCCGTCTTCCTGTACGCGAACCCCGCGCACATCGACGCCTTCCTCACCGCCGCGCGGGCGGCCGGGGTGCGCCACATCGTGCTGCTGTCCTCCAGTTCGGTCCTCGTCCCCGACCCGGCGACCAACCCGATCGCCGCCGAGCACCACGCGGTGGAGCGGGCGCTGACCGCCTCACCCCTCACCACGACCCTGCTGCGCCCCGGCGCCTTCGCCACCAACGCCTACCAGTGGTCGGGCGCCTTCCGCTCCGGGCGCCCGGTCGGCCTGCCCTACCCGCGCAGCGAGGGCAGCCCCATCCACGAGACCGACATCGCCGAGGCCGCCCTCGCCGTGCTCACCGAACCGGCGCTCCGGGGCGCCGCGTACCACCTGACCGGGCCCGAGTCCCTGAGCGCGGCCGAGCAGGTCGAGATCCTGGCCGCCGCGTCCGGCACGCCGGTCACCGTCGAGGAGATGAGCCCCGCCGCCTGGCAGGAGGCGATGTCCCCCTTCATGCCGGCCGGAGTCGCCGCGGGCCTGCTCATGTACTGGGCGGCCACGGACGGCCGCCGCGCGGAGGTGACCGACGCGGTGGCCACGCTGACCGGCCACCCGGCCCGCACCTTCGCGGCCTGGGCGACGGAACACGCGGCGGCCTTCCGCGCCTGA
- a CDS encoding Mut7-C RNAse domain-containing protein, protein MNGPEIHLEVAPELRLFVAHGRRQGRTPVVTDGSSTLGHVVESLGIPLTEAGELLVDGRPAPVSHIPAAGELVQVRPVPRPQPVPGAPLRFLLDVHLGTLARRLRLLGVDAAYESEDIGDPALAALSAKERRVLLSRDRGLLHRREIWAGAYVYSDQPDAQLRDVLERFAPALAPWTRCTACNGPLAAADKDTVGPHLEHGTRRSYDVFAQCAECGRVYWRGAHHARLEAIVAEAVRDFGPVAG, encoded by the coding sequence GTGAACGGACCGGAGATCCACCTCGAAGTCGCCCCCGAACTCAGGCTCTTCGTGGCCCATGGACGCCGGCAGGGGCGCACCCCGGTGGTCACGGACGGCTCCTCCACGCTCGGGCACGTCGTCGAATCCCTGGGCATCCCGCTGACCGAAGCCGGCGAACTCCTCGTGGACGGCCGCCCGGCCCCCGTCTCGCACATCCCGGCGGCGGGTGAACTGGTCCAGGTCCGCCCGGTCCCGCGCCCGCAGCCCGTACCGGGCGCGCCCCTGCGCTTCCTGCTCGACGTGCACCTCGGCACGCTCGCCCGGCGGCTGCGGCTGCTCGGCGTCGACGCCGCCTACGAGAGCGAGGACATCGGCGACCCGGCCCTGGCCGCGCTCTCCGCGAAGGAGCGGCGCGTCCTGCTCTCGCGCGACCGGGGGCTGCTGCACCGCCGGGAGATCTGGGCGGGCGCGTACGTGTACAGCGACCAGCCCGACGCCCAGCTGCGGGACGTACTGGAGCGGTTCGCGCCGGCGCTCGCCCCGTGGACCCGGTGCACCGCCTGCAACGGCCCGCTGGCGGCGGCCGACAAGGACACGGTCGGCCCGCACCTGGAGCACGGGACGCGCCGTTCGTACGACGTGTTCGCGCAGTGCGCGGAGTGCGGCCGGGTCTACTGGCGCGGCGCGCACCACGCCCGGCTGGAGGCGATCGTCGCGGAGGCGGTCCGCGACTTCGGCCCGGTGGCCGGCTGA
- a CDS encoding MarR family winged helix-turn-helix transcriptional regulator: MPPVPSPRRSTLLAELSVASRRYMAAYALFNQAVADRLGLHPTDLQCLNLLSLEAAPVTTGRVAELTGLTTGSATRLVDRLERAGYVTRARDTADRRRVLVATVPERMAEFGAVWKRLNGGWDSLFDAYDDDEVALLLTHMRRTVELSAAQIARLREGDA, from the coding sequence ATGCCGCCCGTTCCGTCCCCCCGCCGCAGCACGCTGCTGGCCGAGCTGTCCGTCGCGTCGCGGCGCTACATGGCCGCCTACGCGCTGTTCAACCAGGCCGTCGCCGACCGGCTGGGGCTGCACCCCACCGACCTCCAGTGCCTCAATCTGCTCAGCCTGGAGGCGGCGCCCGTCACCACGGGCCGGGTCGCGGAGCTGACCGGGCTCACCACCGGTTCGGCGACCCGGCTGGTGGACCGGCTGGAGCGGGCCGGCTATGTGACGCGCGCCCGCGACACCGCCGACCGGCGGCGGGTCCTCGTGGCGACCGTGCCCGAGCGGATGGCGGAGTTCGGCGCGGTCTGGAAACGGCTGAACGGCGGCTGGGACAGCCTGTTCGACGCGTACGACGACGACGAGGTCGCGCTGCTCCTCACCCATATGCGGCGCACCGTGGAGCTGAGCGCGGCGCAGATCGCACGGCTGCGCGAGGGCGACGCCTGA
- a CDS encoding YnfA family protein: MSVLRSTALFVLAALFEIGGAWLVWQGVREHRGWIWIGAGIIALGTYGFVATLQPDGEFGRVLAAYGGVFVAGSIAWGMAADGYRPDRWDVAGALICLAGMAVIMYAPRNH, from the coding sequence ATGTCCGTCCTGCGCTCCACCGCCCTGTTCGTCCTCGCCGCGCTGTTCGAGATCGGCGGCGCCTGGCTCGTCTGGCAGGGCGTGCGCGAGCACCGGGGGTGGATCTGGATCGGCGCCGGGATCATCGCGCTCGGCACGTACGGCTTCGTGGCGACGCTCCAGCCGGACGGCGAGTTCGGCCGGGTGCTCGCGGCGTACGGCGGGGTCTTCGTGGCGGGCTCGATCGCCTGGGGGATGGCCGCCGACGGCTACCGGCCCGACCGCTGGGACGTGGCGGGCGCGCTGATCTGCCTGGCCGGGATGGCCGTGATCATGTACGCCCCCCGCAACCACTGA
- a CDS encoding SDR family NAD(P)-dependent oxidoreductase, producing MAASPIAVVTGASSGIGAATARRLAASGYRVVLTARRKDRIEALAAEITEAGHQATAYPLDVTDRAAVDEFATAFRSLAVLVNNAGGALGADPVATGDPQDWRRMYETNVIGTLNVTQALLPALTASGDGTVVILSSTAGLSTYEGGGGYVAAKHGEHVLAETLRLEIVGTPVRVIEIAPGMVKTEEFSTTRFRGDAEKAAKVYAGVDAPLTAEDVADTIDWAVGRPSHVNIDLLVVRPRAQASNSKVHRTA from the coding sequence ATGGCCGCATCCCCCATCGCCGTCGTCACCGGTGCGAGCAGCGGCATCGGCGCCGCGACCGCCCGGCGGCTGGCGGCCTCCGGCTACCGCGTCGTGCTCACCGCCCGCCGCAAGGACCGCATCGAGGCGCTGGCCGCCGAGATCACCGAAGCCGGCCACCAGGCGACGGCCTACCCGCTGGACGTGACGGACCGGGCCGCGGTGGACGAGTTCGCGACCGCGTTCCGCAGCCTGGCCGTGCTGGTGAACAACGCGGGCGGCGCGCTCGGGGCCGACCCGGTGGCCACCGGCGACCCGCAGGACTGGCGCCGGATGTACGAAACCAACGTCATCGGCACGCTCAACGTGACCCAGGCCCTGCTGCCCGCCCTCACGGCGAGCGGCGACGGCACCGTGGTCATCCTCTCCTCGACGGCCGGCCTGTCCACCTACGAGGGCGGCGGCGGCTATGTGGCCGCCAAGCACGGCGAACACGTCCTGGCCGAGACGCTGCGCCTGGAGATCGTCGGCACCCCGGTCCGGGTCATCGAGATCGCGCCGGGCATGGTCAAGACCGAGGAGTTCTCCACCACGCGCTTCCGGGGCGACGCGGAGAAGGCCGCCAAGGTCTACGCGGGCGTCGACGCCCCCCTGACCGCCGAGGACGTGGCCGACACGATCGACTGGGCGGTCGGCCGCCCCAGCCACGTCAACATCGACCTCCTGGTCGTCCGCCCGCGCGCCCAGGCCTCCAACTCGAAGGTGCACCGCACGGCGTAG